The Bacillus sp. NEB1478 genome contains the following window.
AAACATGCATTGGTTGATATCAACGCTAAACAAGACGCGTTTTTGCCAATTAATGAAGTCTCAAGCCTTTTTATCGAAAAGGTGAGTGATGTGTTAAATGAAGGAGATCAAATCACTGTTCGAGTTCTTTCCAATACAGAGGACAAACTGCTCGTATCGAAAAAAGCAGTAGATAGCGAAAAATCAATGTCTGAATTACAGGAAAAATATGATGCAAAAGAAACTTTTGAAATCGCAGTTCATGATGTTGTAAAAGGCGGACTAGTAGTTGATTTAGGAATCCGTGCATTCATTCCGGCTTCTATGGTCGAATCACACTTTGTTGAAGATTTTTCTGATTACAAAGGTAAAAAGCTTTCTGTTAAAATTGTTGAATTAGATCCTGAAAAAGGCCGTGTTATTCTTTCTCACCGAGCCGTTACGGAAGAGCAAGAAGCGGGCAGAAAACAGGAGATTCTAGATCGTTTATCTCCAGGTGAGATAATAGAAGGAAAAGTCCAAAGACTGACTGATTTCGGTGCTTTTGTAGACATTGGAGGCGTTGATGGATTAGTCCATGTTTCTCAGCTTTCACATAACCGTGTTGAGAGTCCTTCTGAAGTGTTAAGTGAAGGACAAACAGTAAGAGTTAAGGTTCTGTCAGTTGACCGCGATAATGACCGTATTTCCCTTTCAATTAAAGAAACACAGCCGGGACCATGGGAGGAAGCCAGTACTTCAATAAAAGCAGGAAGTGTTGTTGAAGGCACTGTAAAAAGACTCGTTTCATTTGGTGCGTTCGTAGAAGTGGCACCAGGAATCGAAGGACTTGTGCATATTTCTGAAATTGCAAACCGGCACATTGGCAATCCTGGTGAAGTTCTAAAAGACGGCCAAAAAGTCTCTGTGAAAGTACTTGAGGTTAACAGCCAAGAAAAGAGAATGAGCTTGAGCATGAAAGCCGTTCAAGACGAAAAAGATAAAGAAAATCTAAAGCAAAACTTGCCGAAAGAAGAGAAAGGCTTCTCGTTAGCCGAAATGATCGGTGATCAGCTTAAAGAATATAAATAAGTTTTAAACAAACAGCTCTCGTCTTGATCGCGAGCTGTTTTTGTATTTTTATTTAGTTTTGTGAGAGCTTCCCGTTAAAAAATGTTGATGGGACGGAGGATGCTCATAACAAATCTCTAAGAAAAGCGAGCGTTAAGAAGCGGATATAAGGACACACCACCTTTTTATGGCACTAAAGTTTAGGGAAACAGCCATATAAAAGGTTAAGAGTAGCTGGAAAGTGGCATAATGCTACCGAGGTGAAAAACATGAATGAGGGTGTCCTTTTTTACTGGATAATGTGGATGGGTTGGGCTTTTTCTACCTTCTTAATGAAGAAGAGCCCTTTTAGATCAAAACTTTCTTTTTTTATTTTGCTTGGAATTATTTTATCTGGACATTCTGTATCCTTTTCACTAGGTAAAATAAATGCAGCGTTCCTTTTTATTTTATGTATGGGTTTTGTTTATGCTATCAGGAATCATAAGCGTCTAAGCAATTATTTAATCAGCAGTTTTGTCGTGGCAACTTCGTATGTTACTTTGCAGTTATTCGCTCTTTACGACCCGGTCAAACTGATCGTGAATAAGAAATATCTTTTGATTTTTATTTTAATAATAGTACTTCTGCTCATATCTAAACGAAATAATGATACTCTTTTTATTTTTTTTATAGGGCTATTTATTGGTGACTTTTTATATCAGATGTTAATTTATCAGCTTCAAGGATTCGTTGACATAGGTTCGGATTATGTGTTGGATCTACTCGTACTTAACTCTTCTGTTCTCATTACTATCCTCTCGTCACTTGATATGCTGAAAAAAATGAAATCCCCTGCATATAAAAAGACAGGCTCTGCAAAACAAATTTAAAAGATTTTAAGTTGTCTGGAAAAGTGTTATTTGCTAAAATAAATGGACTTGTCAATTTTTATAGTCTGAAAAATGGTATGATGTATATTTAATAGGAAAAAGATGATTGATCTGATCAGGAAAAAAGGGAAGTGTCAACATGACTAAACCAGTTTTGGCAATAGTAGGAAGACCGAACGTTGGAAAGTCTACTATTTTTAACAGAATTGCGGGCGACCGTATTTCTATTGTAGAGGATATACCAGGCGTAACACGTGATCGTATTTACAGTTCCGCTGAATGGCTGAATACAGAGTTCAATATGATCGATACGGGCGGAATTGAGATCAGCGATGCGCCATTTATGAGTCAGATGAAAGAGCAAGCAGAGCTAGCCATTCAAGAAGCAGATGTGATTTTGTTTTTAGTAGATGGTATGAATGGCATTACTGCCGCGGATGAAGAAGTAGCTAAAATGCTTTTTCGTTCGAAAAAGCCAGTTGTTCTAGGTGTAAATAAAATTGATAACCCTGAACGTAAAGAACTTTTATATGAATTCTATAGTTTAGGGATGGGCGAACCTGTAGGGGTATCAGGTACACATGGTATTGGACTGGGAGATTTGCTAGACCGAGTCGTCAGTCATTTTCCTGAACATGCCGAAGAGGAAAAAGACGAAGATACGATTTATTTCTCATTAATTGGAAGACCGAACGTAGGTAAATCTTCTATGGTGAACGCTATCTTAGGTAAAGACCGTGTAATTGTAAGTGACATTGCCGGAACGACACGAGATGCGATCGATTCAAACTTTGAGCGTGAAGGCCAAAAGTATGTAATTATTGATACTGCAGGTATGCGTAAACGCGGAAAAGTATATGAGACTACAGAAAAGTACAGTGTAATGCGTGCGATGAGAGCAATTGAACGTTCAGACGTTGTTCTTATGGTAATAGACGCTGAAGAAGGCATTATTGAACAAGACAAAAAAGTAGCCGGTTTTGCTCATGAAGCAGGAAAAGCGGTTGTTATTGTTGTGAATAAATGGGATGCTGTTGAAAAAGATGACAAGACGATGCAGAAGTTTGAACAAAAAATTCGTGATCACTTCTTGTATTTGTCATACGCACCAATTGTCTTTGTTTCTGCATTGACGAAACAACGTTTGCATCAGTTGTTCCCTGTAATTAACCAAGTTGCTGAAAATCACTCATTAAGAGTACAAACGAATGTGCTTAATGAAGTAATAATGGATGCAGTTGCCATGAACCCTGCACCGATGGATAATGGGAAACGTTTAAAAATTAACTATGCTACTCAAGTTGCATCAAAACCGCCGACATTTGTTATTTTTGTAAATGACCCTGAACTGTTCCATTTTTCATACAAAAGATTTTTAGAGAATCGAATCCGTGAGACATTTGGTTTTATAGGAACACCGATTAAAATCTTCGCAAGAAAAAAGAATGATTAAGAAGATTAGGGTGATTTTATATCATCCTCTTTTCTTATTCGGCTTTATATGCAAATGGGAAAATTAAATCGTATGGAGTGTGACGTGTATGGAGAAAGTTGCTGTATTAGGAGCAGGCAGCTGGGGAACAGCTCTTGCTATTGTATTAGCTGATAATGGCCATCATGTAAGTTTATGGGGACGAAGAGAAGAACAGGTGCAGGAGATAAATGAAGAGCATCGCAATGAAAGGTACTTGCCTGGCATCGGGATTCCCAAAAACATAGAAGCGACGGTAGATTTAAAAGATTGTGTGCAAGATGCAGATACCCTAGTTCTTGTAACACCCACAAAAGCGATGCGTGATGTACTAGGGCCGCTTAAATCACTGCTGACTCGTCCAGTTACGATCGTACATGCAAGCAAAGGGATTGAACCGGGTACATATAAAAGAATTTCTGAAATTATAGAAGAAGAAATTCCTGATGATTTTCTTAAGGCTGTTGTAGTTCTTTCTGGACCAAGCCATGCAGAAGAAGTATCTTTGAGACAGCCGACGACAGTAACAGTTTCTTCAAAAAATAATGAAGTAGCAGAAAAGGTTCAAGATTTATTTATCAATCAAAATTTCCGTGTATATACAAATCCCGATGTTGTAGGTGTCGAACTTGGTGGCGCACTAAAGAATATTATTGCTTTAGGTGCTGGTCTCTCTGATGGTTTAGGATATGGAGATAATGCAAAAGCCGCGTTGATTACAAGGGGACTTGCTGAAATTGCCCGTTTAGGTACTCATATGGGAGCGAATCCTCTCACGTTTTCTGGTCTTACAGGTATTGGTGACTTAATCGTTACTTGTACAAGTGTACATAGCCGGAATTGGCGTGCAGGAAATATGCTCGGCAAAGGTATGGATTTAGATGATGTTCTATCTAAAATGGGAATGGTTGTTGAAGGCGTCAGAACAACTCAAGCAGCTTATGAATTAAGTAAAAGAGAAAAAGTAGAAATGCCGATTACTGCCGTGCTATTTGATGTTTTATTTAATAATAAAGGTGCAAAGCAAGCGGTAGATGAACTGATGCAGCGAACACGTACTCATGAAGTAGAAGATGTATCCTCTTTAAAGAGCTGACACACATGCATCATGATAGGCGAATGTCTAAAAATATTAGGCAATCGCCTTTTTTTCTTTTCACGCTTCTTTTTTTCTTGCATACGATAGGGATGAAAAGGAAGCGGGAGGAGGACTTTCAATTGGAACGCGAACAGCAGTTTTTTGACAAAATCGAAAAGAAAACAAGTGTGAAAAAAGATGATATTTTCAAACTTGCACAATCCGTAAGCGGGTACAATCTGCGTGATGAAAGAATGATTCGAATGCTGATATCCCAAGTATCTTCTATGGCTGGAGTGGCTGTCACTAAACAAAAGGAAGATCAAATCGTGCAGGCGGTGCTTAATAATAATATCCCTTTGGATATGGCTACGCTATCAAAAATGTTCGAAAATGGGAATAAATAATTAAATGCGAACTGTTAGTTAAAGGGTCCGTCTATTCATTTTGATGTTGAACAAAATAAGTGGGAAGTATTTAGTCAAACACCTGGGCATTCCAGGTGTTTTTTTGTTTTTAAAAGGAGTGGCAAAAAAAGCAACGGCCGCATTAATAGGGTATTCATTTTCTTCGTGCGATGTATCGCGGTCGTTGCTTTCCTTGTCCTACGGGACAGGCTCACCGTCTGCCCCACGGAAAGCGAGCAACATGGAACGGAAATCAACTACATTCAAAAGCAACGATGAATTCGAAAACAGCCATATTTTTTAGTCCATAAAAAGTAAAGGAAATGAACAGGATTATGCTATAATGTACGCTGTGGATAAGGAGGATACATATGAGTGAAGGTTTAATGAAAATGTGGGTGGCGCTTTCGTCCATCGGTTTAATGTTTATTGCAGTTTTTTCAATTATGTTCAGCCGTTCTAAATTATCAGGTATTATTCAAGTTATCGTATCAATATTTGCGTGGTTGTGCATGATTACAGCGGGAATACTAATCTTAATAGTCGTCTTGAGCGGCCCCGTCAAAGGTTAAGGAGAAGGAGGATAAATATATGTCAAAAAAGTGGTTCATTCCTTTCTGTCTTATCCTGCTGACTCTCTCAGGATGCTTATATCCGGAAGAGCGTAAACTGCAAAATAGAATACCCTATCAAGACCAGATTACAGCGGTTCAGAAAGCAATAGACAGCTTTCAGAAAGATACTGGGGTATTGCCGATTGAAACGAAAGACGGAAATACAGATGTTTTTCAAAAATATGTAAT
Protein-coding sequences here:
- a CDS encoding stage VI sporulation protein F; protein product: MEREQQFFDKIEKKTSVKKDDIFKLAQSVSGYNLRDERMIRMLISQVSSMAGVAVTKQKEDQIVQAVLNNNIPLDMATLSKMFENGNK
- the der gene encoding ribosome biogenesis GTPase Der, whose product is MTKPVLAIVGRPNVGKSTIFNRIAGDRISIVEDIPGVTRDRIYSSAEWLNTEFNMIDTGGIEISDAPFMSQMKEQAELAIQEADVILFLVDGMNGITAADEEVAKMLFRSKKPVVLGVNKIDNPERKELLYEFYSLGMGEPVGVSGTHGIGLGDLLDRVVSHFPEHAEEEKDEDTIYFSLIGRPNVGKSSMVNAILGKDRVIVSDIAGTTRDAIDSNFEREGQKYVIIDTAGMRKRGKVYETTEKYSVMRAMRAIERSDVVLMVIDAEEGIIEQDKKVAGFAHEAGKAVVIVVNKWDAVEKDDKTMQKFEQKIRDHFLYLSYAPIVFVSALTKQRLHQLFPVINQVAENHSLRVQTNVLNEVIMDAVAMNPAPMDNGKRLKINYATQVASKPPTFVIFVNDPELFHFSYKRFLENRIRETFGFIGTPIKIFARKKND
- the rpsA gene encoding 30S ribosomal protein S1 translates to MTDEMSTSLTNAAMAEEGDIVTGTVLKVEEKHALVDINAKQDAFLPINEVSSLFIEKVSDVLNEGDQITVRVLSNTEDKLLVSKKAVDSEKSMSELQEKYDAKETFEIAVHDVVKGGLVVDLGIRAFIPASMVESHFVEDFSDYKGKKLSVKIVELDPEKGRVILSHRAVTEEQEAGRKQEILDRLSPGEIIEGKVQRLTDFGAFVDIGGVDGLVHVSQLSHNRVESPSEVLSEGQTVRVKVLSVDRDNDRISLSIKETQPGPWEEASTSIKAGSVVEGTVKRLVSFGAFVEVAPGIEGLVHISEIANRHIGNPGEVLKDGQKVSVKVLEVNSQEKRMSLSMKAVQDEKDKENLKQNLPKEEKGFSLAEMIGDQLKEYK
- a CDS encoding NAD(P)H-dependent glycerol-3-phosphate dehydrogenase: MEKVAVLGAGSWGTALAIVLADNGHHVSLWGRREEQVQEINEEHRNERYLPGIGIPKNIEATVDLKDCVQDADTLVLVTPTKAMRDVLGPLKSLLTRPVTIVHASKGIEPGTYKRISEIIEEEIPDDFLKAVVVLSGPSHAEEVSLRQPTTVTVSSKNNEVAEKVQDLFINQNFRVYTNPDVVGVELGGALKNIIALGAGLSDGLGYGDNAKAALITRGLAEIARLGTHMGANPLTFSGLTGIGDLIVTCTSVHSRNWRAGNMLGKGMDLDDVLSKMGMVVEGVRTTQAAYELSKREKVEMPITAVLFDVLFNNKGAKQAVDELMQRTRTHEVEDVSSLKS
- a CDS encoding DUF2768 domain-containing protein, whose amino-acid sequence is MSEGLMKMWVALSSIGLMFIAVFSIMFSRSKLSGIIQVIVSIFAWLCMITAGILILIVVLSGPVKG